A genomic region of Paenibacillus sp. PL2-23 contains the following coding sequences:
- a CDS encoding cold-shock protein: MQTGTVKWFNAEKGFGFIEVEGGNDVFVHFSAITGEGFKSLDEGQRVEFNVVQGNRGPQAENVVKL, from the coding sequence ATGCAAACAGGAACAGTTAAATGGTTTAACGCAGAAAAGGGCTTTGGTTTTATCGAGGTTGAAGGCGGCAACGACGTATTCGTTCACTTCAGCGCTATTACTGGCGAAGGCTTCAAATCGCTGGACGAAGGCCAACGGGTTGAATTCAACGTGGTTCAAGGTAACCGCGGTCCACAAGCGGAAAACGTTGTAAAGCTATAG
- a CDS encoding GNAT family N-acetyltransferase, whose translation MTFDQTSHSEKKIIIRNIERDDFDKIIALQNICFPNMDPWKLDQLESHIRTFPDGQMCVELDGDIIGSCSSLIVNFDDYLEQHTYSEITDKGYIRNHNPRGGNLYGMEVMVHPNFRRMKIGRRLYEARKRLAERLNLKSIIVGGRIPGYHNYSDKLSPRAYAEEVLQQNIYDPVLTFQMMNGFTLKRIITNYLSDDADSENFAALLEWNNIEYKPSINKTLYKMSFPVRICVVQYMMKKIDSFEEFATQCEHYVDVASDYKSDFAVFPENFTMQLLSFLDERSPSLAVRKLTTFTTNYIELFTELAVKYNVNIVGGSHFVENNNRIYNVAHLFRRDGTIERQYKLHISPNERKWWGINGGNSLGVFDTDCGKISIQLSSDIEYPELSRIVAEEGAQIIFVPFCAEDRQTFLRVKYCAQARAIENQMFIVTSGTVGNLTHVDNVDVQYAQSGIYTPADFSFSRDGIAGECSENTETVIMAEVDMETLERYRKSSDALSFKDRRTDIYSLQIHT comes from the coding sequence ATGACATTTGATCAAACCTCGCATTCCGAAAAGAAAATCATCATCCGCAACATTGAACGCGATGATTTTGATAAAATCATCGCTCTGCAAAATATTTGTTTCCCGAACATGGATCCCTGGAAGCTGGATCAATTGGAAAGTCACATCCGCACGTTTCCCGATGGTCAGATGTGCGTTGAGCTCGACGGTGACATTATCGGCTCCTGTTCTAGCCTAATCGTGAACTTTGATGATTATTTGGAGCAGCATACGTATTCCGAAATCACGGACAAGGGTTATATTCGTAACCACAACCCCCGGGGCGGGAACCTCTATGGGATGGAAGTTATGGTACATCCGAATTTCCGCCGCATGAAGATCGGCAGAAGGTTATATGAGGCAAGGAAACGGCTGGCGGAGCGGCTGAATCTCAAGAGTATTATCGTAGGAGGACGCATCCCGGGGTATCACAACTATTCCGATAAGCTGTCCCCAAGAGCTTACGCGGAAGAAGTGTTGCAGCAGAACATCTACGATCCGGTGCTGACCTTTCAGATGATGAACGGATTTACGCTGAAGAGGATCATTACCAATTATTTATCCGATGACGCCGATTCCGAGAATTTCGCGGCCCTGTTAGAATGGAATAATATCGAATACAAGCCGAGCATCAACAAGACGCTTTATAAAATGTCTTTCCCCGTCCGTATTTGCGTGGTCCAGTATATGATGAAAAAAATCGATTCTTTCGAGGAATTTGCCACCCAGTGTGAGCATTACGTGGACGTGGCATCGGATTACAAATCCGATTTCGCCGTTTTCCCGGAGAACTTCACCATGCAGTTGCTTTCCTTCTTGGATGAACGCTCTCCGAGCTTGGCCGTCCGGAAGCTCACGACATTTACGACTAACTATATAGAATTATTCACCGAGCTTGCGGTTAAGTATAACGTAAATATCGTAGGCGGCTCCCACTTTGTCGAGAACAATAACCGGATCTACAACGTGGCTCATTTGTTCCGTCGGGACGGCACAATTGAGCGGCAATACAAGCTGCATATTTCTCCGAACGAGCGGAAGTGGTGGGGCATCAACGGGGGTAACTCACTCGGAGTGTTCGACACAGATTGCGGTAAAATATCGATTCAACTCAGCAGCGATATCGAGTATCCGGAATTGTCACGTATCGTCGCGGAGGAGGGGGCGCAAATTATATTTGTTCCTTTCTGCGCGGAAGATCGGCAGACGTTCCTGAGGGTGAAGTACTGCGCACAGGCCCGGGCGATCGAGAACCAAATGTTCATTGTGACCTCGGGTACGGTAGGGAATCTAACACATGTGGATAACGTAGACGTTCAATACGCCCAGTCCGGTATCTATACACCTGCCGATTTCTCCTTCTCTCGTGACGGCATCGCGGGGGAGTGCAGCGAGAATACGGAGACGGTCATCATGGCCGAGGTAGATATGGAAACACTGGAAAGGTACCGTAAGTCGAGCGATGCCTTGTCGTTCAAGGATCGGCGGACAGATATTTATTCCTTACAAATTCATACTTAA
- a CDS encoding carbon-nitrogen hydrolase family protein yields MKKLTIATTQYGLTDIRTKEEFWTGMDTKVRKAAEQGASMIVFPEYLTAHLLSLEPSMLHEEACYFLDGLTDKYIEFFTELSRECDIAIQAGTHICLEGEGKYSNKAFLFFPDGRVEMQCKVHLTPEEQIRWPLVAGNELNVFETEWGKMAILTCYDIEFPELARAAALRGAELLLCPSYTDSSFGYHRVRHCAQARAIENQLFVVLSGLVGALSEDRPQVDMGFCQAGVFTPCDLPFAADGILQVGETNENMTVLAELDFHRLRENRERGSVAPFYDRRPDLYEREHEQQKKLL; encoded by the coding sequence ATGAAAAAGTTAACGATCGCAACAACGCAATACGGTCTCACCGATATCCGTACCAAAGAAGAGTTCTGGACGGGAATGGATACGAAGGTTCGGAAAGCTGCCGAGCAGGGCGCCTCCATGATTGTGTTTCCGGAGTACTTGACGGCTCACTTGCTAAGCTTGGAGCCCTCGATGCTGCACGAAGAAGCATGTTATTTTTTGGATGGGCTCACCGATAAGTACATCGAGTTCTTCACAGAGCTAAGCCGTGAATGCGATATTGCCATACAAGCGGGGACGCATATTTGCTTAGAGGGAGAGGGCAAGTACTCGAACAAAGCATTCCTCTTCTTTCCCGACGGACGGGTGGAGATGCAGTGCAAGGTGCATCTTACGCCGGAGGAACAGATTCGCTGGCCTCTTGTCGCAGGTAACGAGCTTAACGTATTCGAGACGGAGTGGGGCAAGATGGCGATCTTGACCTGTTACGACATTGAGTTTCCAGAGCTGGCGAGAGCAGCCGCGCTTCGCGGCGCGGAACTGCTGCTATGCCCTTCCTATACCGATAGTTCCTTCGGGTACCATCGCGTACGGCATTGCGCCCAGGCGAGAGCGATCGAGAATCAACTGTTCGTCGTATTGAGCGGCCTCGTCGGAGCTTTGTCCGAGGATCGTCCGCAGGTGGACATGGGTTTTTGCCAGGCGGGCGTATTCACCCCATGTGATCTGCCGTTCGCAGCGGATGGCATCTTGCAAGTAGGAGAAACGAACGAAAACATGACGGTGCTAGCCGAACTCGACTTCCACAGGCTTCGTGAGAATCGCGAACGCGGTTCAGTAGCCCCCTTCTACGACCGCCGTCCTGATCTATACGAACGCGAACACGAACAGCAGAAGAAGCTACTGTAA
- a CDS encoding AAA domain-containing protein, whose product MDVERYLIMIRGIDKTENVISYEYIQSKVRIFYSNSLQDYNYNSADVVILEHPKVIEVAEGMEVFCDGYPFSNVMQIRDFGFRIRVHFANGTNRSYESERIQIKSCGIRYTKAKAIMEYLRDISKHVKNEDGQGDKKAFLTREFTKLTFIHPDSVLSHYLNATPIQGTNGVDSSCIFPFRYNLSQKNALHQALQNTISIIEGPPGTGKTQTILNILANLTVMQGKTVAVVSGNNAAVANVREKLEREGYDFFVAGLGNQENKEHFFRNPPAWDVSDWRSDQPVVEIKNKLESLDNSIRRLMELDRERAVLKQKLAEYLLEQEHFEHFYAQKDVQQLSKLSFYRQTPERILEFMKDSFLAVELGTDNNLLYKFKLFFKHGFTRFKLLKNQGHDVMLNYQRQFYILKVVSLNSQIDTIERELNAHSYQHLMDEHQRYSTELFRHKLYEKYHNRQQLTCDEKSYKNRKHFRPFMEQYPIVLSTTHSLRNSVPANYLFDYCIIDESSQVDLLTGALALSCCRRAIIVGDTKQLPQISEKIEELVERELFDGLNDSYNYFQHNILSSLLSLYGDSIPKVMLREHYRCHPQIIEFCNKKYYNGELIVFTHKTETDTPLLIYGTVDGNHMRDGRMGKFNQRELDVIEQEILKGMVSEVAANHTDIGVVTPYRHQADKASKKFEGLAESDTIHKYQGREKPTMIMSTVLDQTRSGKIGMKFVNDPCKINVAVSRAQKQFILVTDRKSFRKYGNEISDLMRYMEYSTLDPNVVESEIISIFDLLYRDYSDKLRDFRVKVGQFQSSRHKSENIMHALLDTILKDSRYKDFRLANQVLLLNLFPDLNMLEADEKRFVQHRASVDFVIYYKFDNSPALAIEVDGFAFHENNPKQLERDKKKEKIFEKYGVDLHRFPTTGSGEEAKLKVLLDKHLSLKMESI is encoded by the coding sequence ATGGATGTAGAAAGATATCTAATTATGATTCGAGGTATAGACAAGACTGAGAATGTTATTTCATATGAATATATACAATCAAAGGTTAGAATTTTTTATAGTAACTCCTTACAAGATTATAACTACAATTCTGCAGATGTAGTTATTTTGGAGCATCCCAAAGTCATCGAGGTAGCGGAAGGGATGGAGGTTTTTTGTGATGGGTATCCTTTTTCCAATGTAATGCAAATACGTGATTTCGGTTTTAGAATAAGGGTACATTTTGCAAATGGGACTAATCGCTCCTATGAAAGCGAACGTATTCAGATTAAAAGTTGTGGCATCCGATACACGAAAGCTAAAGCCATCATGGAATATTTGCGGGATATTTCGAAGCATGTAAAGAATGAAGATGGGCAAGGGGATAAGAAAGCTTTTTTGACTAGAGAATTCACCAAGCTAACTTTTATTCACCCCGATAGCGTATTGAGTCATTATCTTAACGCTACTCCTATTCAAGGAACCAATGGGGTTGATTCTAGCTGCATATTTCCGTTTCGGTACAATCTCAGTCAGAAGAATGCGCTCCATCAAGCCTTGCAAAATACTATCAGTATTATTGAAGGACCGCCAGGAACAGGTAAAACGCAGACAATTTTGAACATATTGGCCAATTTAACTGTAATGCAGGGTAAGACCGTAGCCGTAGTTTCGGGAAATAATGCAGCAGTAGCGAATGTCCGGGAGAAGCTTGAGCGGGAAGGATACGACTTCTTTGTCGCCGGTTTGGGAAATCAGGAGAATAAAGAACACTTCTTCCGAAACCCTCCAGCATGGGATGTTTCGGATTGGCGATCTGATCAACCAGTGGTAGAAATCAAAAATAAACTGGAAAGTTTGGACAACAGCATACGCCGCTTAATGGAATTGGACCGTGAAAGGGCAGTTCTCAAGCAAAAGCTGGCGGAGTATCTTTTGGAGCAGGAGCATTTTGAGCATTTTTATGCCCAGAAGGATGTACAACAGCTAAGTAAACTGTCCTTTTACCGGCAGACGCCTGAGCGAATTTTGGAATTCATGAAAGATAGCTTCCTAGCAGTGGAGTTGGGGACCGATAATAACCTTTTATACAAATTTAAGCTGTTCTTCAAGCACGGTTTTACTCGTTTTAAGTTATTGAAGAATCAGGGACATGACGTAATGCTGAATTACCAGCGTCAATTTTATATTCTCAAAGTAGTGAGTCTGAACTCGCAAATCGATACTATCGAGCGTGAATTAAATGCTCATTCCTACCAGCATTTAATGGATGAGCACCAGAGATATTCGACTGAACTTTTTCGACATAAATTATATGAAAAATATCATAATCGTCAACAGTTGACGTGTGATGAGAAATCGTATAAGAACAGGAAGCATTTTCGACCTTTTATGGAGCAATATCCAATAGTGTTAAGTACGACTCACTCCTTGCGCAATAGTGTTCCAGCTAATTATTTATTCGATTATTGCATTATTGACGAGTCCTCCCAAGTTGACTTGTTAACGGGAGCTTTGGCCTTATCATGCTGTAGACGGGCGATTATTGTTGGTGATACTAAGCAATTGCCGCAAATTTCGGAAAAGATCGAGGAGTTAGTGGAACGGGAGCTTTTCGATGGGCTTAATGATTCTTACAATTATTTTCAACATAATATCCTTTCTTCATTGCTCTCACTATATGGCGATTCTATTCCTAAAGTGATGCTAAGGGAGCATTACCGTTGCCACCCGCAAATTATTGAATTTTGTAATAAAAAGTATTACAACGGGGAACTAATCGTATTTACACATAAGACTGAGACGGACACCCCGCTATTGATTTATGGAACGGTAGATGGTAATCATATGAGAGATGGAAGAATGGGAAAGTTTAATCAGAGGGAATTGGATGTGATTGAGCAGGAAATTCTTAAAGGAATGGTGAGTGAGGTTGCTGCGAACCATACGGATATAGGAGTAGTCACACCCTATCGTCATCAGGCCGATAAGGCCTCTAAGAAATTTGAGGGGCTGGCAGAAAGCGATACTATTCATAAATACCAAGGTCGTGAGAAACCGACTATGATTATGTCTACAGTGCTGGACCAGACTCGATCAGGAAAAATAGGAATGAAATTTGTTAACGATCCTTGTAAGATCAATGTGGCCGTGTCCCGTGCCCAGAAACAGTTTATTTTAGTAACGGACCGAAAATCTTTCAGAAAATACGGAAATGAAATCAGCGATTTAATGAGATATATGGAGTATAGTACGTTGGATCCCAATGTTGTGGAAAGCGAAATTATCTCAATCTTTGACTTACTGTACCGAGATTACTCGGACAAGCTCAGGGATTTTCGGGTAAAAGTCGGGCAATTTCAAAGCTCAAGGCATAAAAGCGAGAACATTATGCATGCTTTATTAGATACGATTTTAAAAGATTCTCGCTATAAAGATTTCCGGTTAGCCAATCAGGTGTTGCTTTTGAATTTATTTCCTGATCTAAACATGCTGGAAGCAGATGAGAAGAGGTTCGTGCAGCATCGGGCATCCGTTGATTTTGTTATCTATTATAAATTTGATAATTCTCCGGCTCTTGCCATCGAAGTGGATGGATTTGCTTTCCATGAAAATAATCCGAAGCAACTAGAAAGAGATAAGAAGAAAGAAAAGATTTTTGAAAAATATGGTGTTGATTTGCACCGTTTTCCGACAACAGGAAGTGGAGAGGAAGCTAAGCTCAAAGTGCTGCTGGATAAACATCTGTCACTGAAGATGGAGTCAATTTGA
- a CDS encoding AbrB family transcriptional regulator: MNRMIEMERKVTKFGNSLGITMTDALKQIGLDQGDIVSIDVRPSTGEIIIKKSTKILLPEGISADFMGTLTDVIEEYDQTLRGLKDR; the protein is encoded by the coding sequence ATGAATAGGATGATAGAGATGGAGAGGAAAGTAACGAAATTCGGTAATAGCTTAGGAATAACGATGACAGACGCTCTTAAGCAGATTGGATTGGATCAAGGCGATATCGTTAGCATTGATGTTAGGCCTTCGACAGGCGAGATCATTATTAAAAAATCGACTAAGATTTTATTGCCCGAAGGAATTAGCGCTGACTTCATGGGCACTTTAACAGATGTCATTGAAGAATATGATCAAACATTACGAGGACTCAAAGATAGATGA
- a CDS encoding Gfo/Idh/MocA family oxidoreductase: protein MTYGVAAVGVGGIFKAVHEGAWQEHPEAKITAVCDIREDRARETAARLGVSRVYTDYKEMLRDGDIDIVDICTPNLYHSTIAIEALQAGIHVLCEKPDAVNPEEARRMADAASASGKQLMVIRNNRFKRSSQFLKRYVEEGRMGEIYTGRCGWVRRRGIPGKGGWFTTKELSGGGPLIDLGVHYIDLAMWIMGNPKPIAVSGATYTKFANDEMSDSVHSSFGDKQENGVFDVEDLATGFIRFDNGATLQIEFSWASNVAEEMHFIELRGTKAGACVKNDQLSITTEMAGQLVDIKPAARNANLGNPHMENIKHFVDCLQGRAEPTIRPEHGVDMIQILSAIYESARTNQEIRL, encoded by the coding sequence ATGACTTACGGAGTAGCGGCGGTTGGCGTTGGCGGCATCTTTAAAGCTGTGCATGAAGGAGCGTGGCAGGAGCATCCCGAGGCTAAGATTACAGCAGTGTGCGATATTAGGGAGGACCGAGCGCGTGAGACGGCGGCACGTCTGGGCGTGTCGAGGGTGTATACAGACTATAAGGAAATGCTGCGAGACGGAGATATTGATATTGTAGACATTTGCACACCGAATCTTTATCATTCAACGATCGCGATTGAAGCGCTGCAAGCAGGTATTCATGTCTTATGCGAAAAACCCGATGCTGTGAATCCGGAGGAGGCTCGGAGGATGGCAGACGCGGCTTCAGCCAGCGGCAAACAGCTGATGGTTATACGCAATAATCGTTTTAAGCGGAGCTCTCAATTTTTGAAGAGATATGTGGAAGAGGGACGGATGGGCGAGATTTATACGGGGCGCTGCGGCTGGGTGCGACGAAGAGGGATTCCGGGAAAAGGTGGATGGTTCACGACAAAGGAGCTTTCTGGCGGAGGACCGTTAATCGACTTAGGTGTCCATTATATTGATCTTGCGATGTGGATCATGGGCAATCCAAAGCCGATTGCTGTCAGCGGCGCCACCTATACGAAGTTCGCAAATGATGAAATGAGCGATTCTGTGCATAGCTCCTTTGGTGATAAGCAGGAGAATGGTGTATTCGATGTAGAGGACCTGGCGACTGGCTTTATCCGTTTTGATAATGGAGCGACACTGCAGATTGAGTTCAGTTGGGCTTCCAACGTAGCTGAGGAAATGCATTTCATCGAACTTCGAGGCACAAAAGCCGGCGCATGTGTAAAGAATGACCAGCTATCCATCACTACCGAAATGGCCGGTCAGCTAGTGGATATCAAGCCCGCCGCTCGAAATGCAAACCTAGGGAACCCGCATATGGAAAATATCAAGCATTTCGTAGATTGTCTGCAAGGCCGGGCGGAGCCAACAATAAGGCCTGAGCACGGGGTAGATATGATCCAAATATTATCTGCAATCTATGAATCTGCTCGTACCAACCAGGAGATTCGTTTGTAG
- a CDS encoding cold-shock protein produces MYYSRKRPLEDLPMELTAIWSCTNKDCNGWMRNDYSFEDIPSCSQCKSPMTSSMKDLPILMGSSNKGKA; encoded by the coding sequence GTGTATTATTCTCGGAAGAGACCTTTAGAAGACTTGCCAATGGAATTGACTGCGATCTGGTCGTGCACGAATAAAGACTGCAATGGTTGGATGCGCAACGATTATTCATTCGAGGACATTCCGTCTTGCTCACAATGTAAGTCTCCAATGACAAGCAGCATGAAAGACCTGCCCATTCTTATGGGCAGCAGCAATAAAGGAAAAGCTTGA
- a CDS encoding AraC family transcriptional regulator, whose protein sequence is MDNHGLTIFTSGYAYHSTPFHTYTERRQSGLLIRLQVQGACQAILNGQTYSIQPGDLLFSKKGDSYRLIMEETMTDDGLGLVDSGDYFMYVEGDWIDAWFNSLQAPSVIPIEITDELLSLWRMLIYEKRNLHENHTEMIAYLVKLLCLTIERQWRKGSTTVSGGGYIPYKIKQYIERHATEPLSLKNIAQKYGISVSTASHLFKETFGQTPIRYAVDIRLSIASERILYSNLNLEDIAHSAGFQSYPYFCRAFKAHFNMSPSEFRKQKRDW, encoded by the coding sequence ATGGACAACCATGGCTTAACGATTTTCACTTCCGGATATGCCTATCACTCCACCCCGTTCCATACTTATACCGAGCGAAGACAATCCGGTTTGCTGATTCGTTTACAGGTTCAGGGAGCATGCCAAGCGATATTAAACGGCCAAACATATTCTATTCAACCCGGTGATTTACTTTTCTCGAAAAAAGGCGATTCCTATCGCTTAATTATGGAAGAGACGATGACAGATGACGGGCTGGGGCTCGTGGACAGCGGAGATTACTTTATGTACGTCGAGGGAGATTGGATTGACGCCTGGTTCAATAGTCTTCAAGCTCCTTCTGTCATCCCCATCGAGATTACAGATGAGCTTCTTTCGTTGTGGAGAATGCTTATCTATGAGAAGCGAAACCTGCACGAGAATCATACAGAGATGATTGCTTATCTGGTGAAGCTGCTCTGTCTTACTATTGAGCGTCAATGGCGAAAAGGAAGCACAACTGTATCCGGAGGCGGCTATATTCCGTACAAGATCAAGCAATATATCGAACGGCATGCCACAGAGCCTTTATCGCTTAAGAACATTGCGCAGAAATATGGCATTAGCGTATCGACCGCCTCCCACTTGTTCAAGGAGACGTTCGGCCAGACACCCATACGATATGCTGTCGATATCAGACTCTCGATCGCTTCCGAGCGAATACTTTACAGCAACTTGAATTTGGAGGACATTGCGCATTCTGCCGGGTTCCAGAGCTACCCCTATTTCTGCAGAGCATTCAAAGCACATTTCAACATGAGCCCCAGCGAATTCCGCAAGCAGAAGCGAGATTGGTGA
- a CDS encoding sugar phosphate isomerase/epimerase — protein sequence MTAKAAVQLFTLREECRADFPAVLREIHQIGYTGVQFAGYHGYAPELLKEVVVECDLQVAGLHVSLHELWEDTSRLVNEARLFGTKDLIVPSLPPELRNEEGYRKVKEQLNALAKSLKQDGIRISYHNHAFEFQTLIHGQEALSYLLEPSNDNGILAELDVYWLQKGGFQPLEYMKKYAARMPILHLKDMTADEEQTFAPLGTGCIDFEPIIRWGEASGVEWYVVEQDQCRTSPLACIRTSYAHLSGLLLKLRGEC from the coding sequence ATGACTGCTAAAGCTGCTGTCCAATTATTTACGCTGAGAGAGGAATGCAGGGCTGATTTCCCTGCAGTCTTGCGGGAAATACATCAAATCGGTTATACCGGTGTGCAATTTGCAGGCTACCATGGATATGCTCCAGAGCTGCTGAAGGAGGTCGTAGTGGAATGTGATCTGCAAGTTGCCGGCCTGCACGTCAGCTTGCATGAATTATGGGAGGACACTAGCCGACTTGTTAACGAGGCGCGCTTGTTCGGAACAAAGGATTTGATTGTACCCAGCTTGCCGCCAGAGCTGCGGAACGAAGAGGGCTACAGAAAAGTCAAGGAACAGTTGAATGCGCTTGCAAAAAGCCTGAAGCAGGATGGAATCCGAATCAGCTATCATAATCATGCATTTGAATTTCAAACGTTAATTCATGGACAAGAAGCACTGTCTTATTTGCTGGAACCGTCAAACGACAATGGGATCCTTGCGGAGCTGGATGTCTATTGGCTGCAAAAAGGCGGCTTTCAGCCGCTGGAATATATGAAGAAGTATGCCGCCAGGATGCCGATCCTTCATTTGAAGGATATGACGGCTGATGAAGAGCAGACGTTCGCGCCTCTAGGAACGGGATGTATCGACTTCGAACCCATCATTCGCTGGGGTGAAGCTTCAGGGGTGGAATGGTATGTCGTAGAACAGGATCAATGCCGAACCAGCCCACTGGCATGCATTCGTACAAGCTACGCTCATTTGTCAGGACTACTGTTGAAGCTGAGAGGAGAATGCTAA